Proteins co-encoded in one Aethina tumida isolate Nest 87 chromosome 7, icAetTumi1.1, whole genome shotgun sequence genomic window:
- the LOC109601708 gene encoding uncharacterized protein LOC109601708 isoform X1: MDTSRQCFLLACCLLTVQQSLCSFGPVFINPDATSTTNAGATDAPDQGNYVTQTVYGFLDFTTTIGNTVMVFSPQSAAQESPVTEKKDIASNSVIETKPDVIKEINIEPSKPQADEKKPTTHDKSIISVVQVHTNTENPTTSKLEVIASQVNVVEAKSSVVNVVKPVLMSSKVEVVEGPPIKSTQNIITKVEVVTAPVSIENPVVASKVEVVTNSKEVVSSVVEVKSSNDEPAVIIGNNIGEPEYDFLSRQPSEVVEETYKVINLKPSSKFHLKPRASIDPKKGGNKRQDSAHPTGLVTTLGGTVIKDGTTTVHETSVIGTYISGKYAQVLQSTSHVYNNPKGKINPSPTLRILKTAAPNLGKGKIHHRNLDPTPVVTINEDASLPVEQLFNAQNSVKSTRKPPGSNSKPRFKNRQKEVESKEESDDPPPQPKKNKTRNRSSKHHTAHNNRQKFGRTGSRKPKTTTPSVHSEEVTPPSFGGGKRYQTRKNKQQQRAAASQNSESRENKEGGYNRRTYKPKVQPSSVEQQAATTSLYKFKLNRSPGRWQYKTTPKPRVTIRKQNEEEPAKNDNSNSGGGAVPQDGAPLSNDVATPQARSDDGDGLEGSESVASIIDDASTENKLESPFPLETIKVEISTPPDFKDIYYEIATIKSPYTFQAGSVKNTRYITVTSTFEKSLVNTLEATISATSTEPLTENILATSSNYAKDNNFLDSSIATLPPLYLGSDTETPPLETLTETFSTTQTMLKTHILPVVRNGNDTISSTLVQTYLVTRLVTATKTLPPMEAYHFIPSKTLNEFNSHLDEAGSELHLELEFGDQNEQDEEGHQRRAFPPDLDLANIGSDFDLSDVDKSKILEGHLRPKKAHAPPVQKPAIAEALAPQGLNPDQLQQLALLRLLNPAAAQGQVITTSKPVIKIETLYESHVIPVTQGHNTILSTISKIKGTITKTNYEFGTSTLAPALPQIPQVPINPIGPIPPINPINPFVPQAQPQFAVTTSPIVQSTIVTQTQSKILKLTFGAKTAYTTVYSTTVVPTVVTTYMTASIPVQPTAAFPGYFPAPYPQFPFVG; this comes from the exons TTCAGCAAAGTTTATGCTCGTTCGGGCCGGTCTTCATTAATCCGGACGCCACGTCGACGACTAATGCGGGAGCGACCGACGCCCCCGACCAGGGGAATTACGTCACTCAAACGGTGTACGGGTTCCTCGACTTCACGACTACAATCGGTAACACCGTTATGGTCTTTTCGCCGCAAAGTGCCGCTCAAG AGTCGCCAGTGACGGAAAAGAAGGACATCGCTTCAAACTCCGTGATAGAAACGAAGCCCGACgtaattaaagaaatcaatattGAACCAAGTAAACCGCAGGCAGACGAGAAAAAACCAACAACTCACGATAAGAGTATTATATCCGTCGTTCAAGTCCATACAAATACCGAAAACCCGACTACGAGTAAATTAGAAGTTATAGCCAGCCAAGTAAACGTTGTCGAGGCAAAATCCAGTGTGGTAAATGTTGTAAAGCCGGTTCTGATGTCCAGCAAAGTGGAAGTTGTGGAAGGACCGCCAATAAAATCGACTCAAAACATTATTACGAAGGTAGAAGTTGTTACAGCCCCGGTCAGCATAGAAAATCCGGTGGTTGCCAGTAAAGTTGAAGTTGTCACCAATTCTAAAGAAGTCGTCTCAAGCGTCGTCGAAGTTAAATCGTCGAACGACGAACCCGCCGTCATCATCGGAAACAACATCGGCGAACCCGAATACGACTTCCTATCCAGACAACCGTCGGAAGTCGTCGAAGAAACTTACAAAGTCATTAATCTAAAGCCCAGTTCCAAGTTCCACCTGAAACCAAGAGCCTCAATCGACCCGAAGAAGGGTGGCAACAAACGCCAGGACTCGGCCCATCCAACAGGTCTGGTCACAACTCTCGGGGGCACCGTCATTAAAGATGGGACGACAACCGTACACGAAACCAGTGTAATAGGCACCTACATCTCAGGAAAGTATGCACAAGTCCTTCAAAGTACCTCCCACGTTTACAACAACCCCAAAGGCAAAATCAATCCAAGTCCGACCCTCAGAATCCTGAAAACTGCGGCGCCGAATTTGGGCAAAGGTAAAATCCACCACAGGAATTTGGACCCTACGCCGGTCGTTACTATTAACGAAGACGCTTCGTTGCCAGTTGAACAGTTGTTTAACGCACAAAATTCGGTGAAGTCGACGAGGAAACCTCCAGGTTCGAATTCCAAACCCAGATTCAAGAACAGGCAAAAGGAGGTGGAGAGCAAGGAAGAAAGCGATGATCCACCGCCGCAGCCCAAGAAGAACAAGACAAGAAACAGGAGTTCCAA acACCACACAGCACACAACAACCGACAGAAGTTCGGTCGCACTGGCTCGAGAAAACCCAAAACTACAACTCCATCTGTACACAGTGAAGAGGTGACGCCACCATCGTTCGGAGGCGGTAAACGCTACCAAACCAGAAAAAACAAGCAACAACAAAGAGCGGCCGCCTCGCAAAACTCGGAGAGCAGGGAGAACAAAGAGGGTGGTTACAACAGAAGAACGTACAAACCTAAGGTGCAACCTTCTAGTGTCGAACAGCAGGCCGCCACGACCAGTCTGTACAAGTTCAAGTTGAACAGATCACCGGGAAGGTGGCAATACAAGACAACACCCAAGCCTAGGGTCACGATCAGGAAGCAGAACGAGGAGGAACCCGCGAAGAACGACAACAGTAACA GTGGCGGTGGCGCGGTCCCGCAGGACGGTGCTCCCCTCTCGAACGATGTCGCGACGCCCCAAGCCAGATCGGACGACGGCGACGGCCTGGAGGGATCCGAATCGGTAGCCTCAATTATCGACGACGCATCGACGGAGAACAAGCTCGAGTCGCCGTTCCCTCTAGAAACTATTAAAGTCGAAATTTCCACTCCTCCGGACTTTAAGGACATCTACTACGAAATTGCCACCATCAAGTCGCCCTACACGTTCCAG GCTGGAAGTGTTAAAAATACAAGATACATCACGGTGACATCTACATTTGAGAAGAGCTTGGTAAACACGCTAGAGGCAACAATTTCCGCGACGTCAACGGAACCTTTAACCGAGAACATTTTAGCGACATCAAGTAATTATGcaaaagataataatttcttgGATTCGAGCATTGCCACGCTGCCGCCCCTTTATCTCGGATCAGACACGGAAACCCCGCCCCTGGAAACGCTCACCGAGACGTTCAGCACGACGCAAACAATGTTAAAGACACACATCCTTCCTGTCGTTCGCAACGGCAATGACACCATTAGTTCGACTTTAGTGCAGACCTATCTGGTAACTAGGTTAGTCACGGCCACTAAAACGCTGCCGCCCATGGAAGCGTATCATTTCATACCGAGCAAGACGCTCAACGAGTTTAACAGTCACTTAGACGAGGCGGGATCGGAACTACATCTCGAACTGGAGTTCGGCGACCAAAACGAACAGGACGAGGAGGGTCATCAAAGGCGAGCGTTCCCGCCAGACTTGGATCTGGCTAATATCGGTTCGGACTTTGATCTTTCCGACGTCGATAAATCAAAGATCCTCGAAGGACACTTGCGGCCGAAGAAAGCACACGCTCCCCCGGTACAGAAGCCCGCAATCGCCGAAGCCCTCGCTCCGCAGGGATTAAACCCGGATCAGTTACAGCAGCTCGCCCTGCTGCGTCTCCTGAATCCGGCCGCAGCTCAGGGACAGGTCATCACCACGTCCAAGccggtaattaaaattgaaacgctCTACGAGTCGCACGTGATCCCGGTTACCCAAGGCCACAATACTATATTGAGTACGATATCCAAGATCAAAGGCACCATCACTAAAACGAATTATGAATTTGGAACGAGCACTCTTGCGCCAGCTTTACCTCAGATCCCGCAAGTTCCAATTAACCCGATCGGCCCAATACCACCAATCAATCCGATTAATCCGTTCGTTCCGCAGGCACAGCCCCAATTTGCAGTCACCACATCGCCAATCGTGCAAAGCACCATCGTCACACAAACACAGAGCAAAATATTAAAGCTCACGTTCGGCGCTAAAACTGCCTACACCACTGTTTATTCAACAACGGTGGTGCCCACCGTAGTTACCACTTACATGACAGCTTCGATTCCGGTACAGCCAACTGCAGCTTTCCCAGGATACTTTCCGGCACCGTATCCACAATTTCCTTTTGTCGGTTAA
- the LOC109601708 gene encoding uncharacterized protein LOC109601708 isoform X2, which translates to MDTSRQCFLLACCLLTVQQSLCSFGPVFINPDATSTTNAGATDAPDQGNYVTQTVYGFLDFTTTIGNTVMVFSPQSAAQESPVTEKKDIASNSVIETKPDVIKEINIEPSKPQADEKKPTTHDKSIISVVQVHTNTENPTTSKLEVIASQVNVVEAKSSVVNVVKPVLMSSKVEVVEGPPIKSTQNIITKVEVVTAPVSIENPVVASKVEVVTNSKEVVSSVVEVKSSNDEPAVIIGNNIGEPEYDFLSRQPSEVVEETYKVINLKPSSKFHLKPRASIDPKKGGNKRQDSAHPTGLVTTLGGTVIKDGTTTVHETSVIGTYISGKYAQVLQSTSHVYNNPKGKINPSPTLRILKTAAPNLGKGKIHHRNLDPTPVVTINEDASLPVEQLFNAQNSVKSTRKPPGSNSKPRFKNRQKEVESKEESDDPPPQPKKNKTRNRSSNEEVTPPSFGGGKRYQTRKNKQQQRAAASQNSESRENKEGGYNRRTYKPKVQPSSVEQQAATTSLYKFKLNRSPGRWQYKTTPKPRVTIRKQNEEEPAKNDNSNSGGGAVPQDGAPLSNDVATPQARSDDGDGLEGSESVASIIDDASTENKLESPFPLETIKVEISTPPDFKDIYYEIATIKSPYTFQAGSVKNTRYITVTSTFEKSLVNTLEATISATSTEPLTENILATSSNYAKDNNFLDSSIATLPPLYLGSDTETPPLETLTETFSTTQTMLKTHILPVVRNGNDTISSTLVQTYLVTRLVTATKTLPPMEAYHFIPSKTLNEFNSHLDEAGSELHLELEFGDQNEQDEEGHQRRAFPPDLDLANIGSDFDLSDVDKSKILEGHLRPKKAHAPPVQKPAIAEALAPQGLNPDQLQQLALLRLLNPAAAQGQVITTSKPVIKIETLYESHVIPVTQGHNTILSTISKIKGTITKTNYEFGTSTLAPALPQIPQVPINPIGPIPPINPINPFVPQAQPQFAVTTSPIVQSTIVTQTQSKILKLTFGAKTAYTTVYSTTVVPTVVTTYMTASIPVQPTAAFPGYFPAPYPQFPFVG; encoded by the exons TTCAGCAAAGTTTATGCTCGTTCGGGCCGGTCTTCATTAATCCGGACGCCACGTCGACGACTAATGCGGGAGCGACCGACGCCCCCGACCAGGGGAATTACGTCACTCAAACGGTGTACGGGTTCCTCGACTTCACGACTACAATCGGTAACACCGTTATGGTCTTTTCGCCGCAAAGTGCCGCTCAAG AGTCGCCAGTGACGGAAAAGAAGGACATCGCTTCAAACTCCGTGATAGAAACGAAGCCCGACgtaattaaagaaatcaatattGAACCAAGTAAACCGCAGGCAGACGAGAAAAAACCAACAACTCACGATAAGAGTATTATATCCGTCGTTCAAGTCCATACAAATACCGAAAACCCGACTACGAGTAAATTAGAAGTTATAGCCAGCCAAGTAAACGTTGTCGAGGCAAAATCCAGTGTGGTAAATGTTGTAAAGCCGGTTCTGATGTCCAGCAAAGTGGAAGTTGTGGAAGGACCGCCAATAAAATCGACTCAAAACATTATTACGAAGGTAGAAGTTGTTACAGCCCCGGTCAGCATAGAAAATCCGGTGGTTGCCAGTAAAGTTGAAGTTGTCACCAATTCTAAAGAAGTCGTCTCAAGCGTCGTCGAAGTTAAATCGTCGAACGACGAACCCGCCGTCATCATCGGAAACAACATCGGCGAACCCGAATACGACTTCCTATCCAGACAACCGTCGGAAGTCGTCGAAGAAACTTACAAAGTCATTAATCTAAAGCCCAGTTCCAAGTTCCACCTGAAACCAAGAGCCTCAATCGACCCGAAGAAGGGTGGCAACAAACGCCAGGACTCGGCCCATCCAACAGGTCTGGTCACAACTCTCGGGGGCACCGTCATTAAAGATGGGACGACAACCGTACACGAAACCAGTGTAATAGGCACCTACATCTCAGGAAAGTATGCACAAGTCCTTCAAAGTACCTCCCACGTTTACAACAACCCCAAAGGCAAAATCAATCCAAGTCCGACCCTCAGAATCCTGAAAACTGCGGCGCCGAATTTGGGCAAAGGTAAAATCCACCACAGGAATTTGGACCCTACGCCGGTCGTTACTATTAACGAAGACGCTTCGTTGCCAGTTGAACAGTTGTTTAACGCACAAAATTCGGTGAAGTCGACGAGGAAACCTCCAGGTTCGAATTCCAAACCCAGATTCAAGAACAGGCAAAAGGAGGTGGAGAGCAAGGAAGAAAGCGATGATCCACCGCCGCAGCCCAAGAAGAACAAGACAAGAAACAGGAGTTCCAA TGAAGAGGTGACGCCACCATCGTTCGGAGGCGGTAAACGCTACCAAACCAGAAAAAACAAGCAACAACAAAGAGCGGCCGCCTCGCAAAACTCGGAGAGCAGGGAGAACAAAGAGGGTGGTTACAACAGAAGAACGTACAAACCTAAGGTGCAACCTTCTAGTGTCGAACAGCAGGCCGCCACGACCAGTCTGTACAAGTTCAAGTTGAACAGATCACCGGGAAGGTGGCAATACAAGACAACACCCAAGCCTAGGGTCACGATCAGGAAGCAGAACGAGGAGGAACCCGCGAAGAACGACAACAGTAACA GTGGCGGTGGCGCGGTCCCGCAGGACGGTGCTCCCCTCTCGAACGATGTCGCGACGCCCCAAGCCAGATCGGACGACGGCGACGGCCTGGAGGGATCCGAATCGGTAGCCTCAATTATCGACGACGCATCGACGGAGAACAAGCTCGAGTCGCCGTTCCCTCTAGAAACTATTAAAGTCGAAATTTCCACTCCTCCGGACTTTAAGGACATCTACTACGAAATTGCCACCATCAAGTCGCCCTACACGTTCCAG GCTGGAAGTGTTAAAAATACAAGATACATCACGGTGACATCTACATTTGAGAAGAGCTTGGTAAACACGCTAGAGGCAACAATTTCCGCGACGTCAACGGAACCTTTAACCGAGAACATTTTAGCGACATCAAGTAATTATGcaaaagataataatttcttgGATTCGAGCATTGCCACGCTGCCGCCCCTTTATCTCGGATCAGACACGGAAACCCCGCCCCTGGAAACGCTCACCGAGACGTTCAGCACGACGCAAACAATGTTAAAGACACACATCCTTCCTGTCGTTCGCAACGGCAATGACACCATTAGTTCGACTTTAGTGCAGACCTATCTGGTAACTAGGTTAGTCACGGCCACTAAAACGCTGCCGCCCATGGAAGCGTATCATTTCATACCGAGCAAGACGCTCAACGAGTTTAACAGTCACTTAGACGAGGCGGGATCGGAACTACATCTCGAACTGGAGTTCGGCGACCAAAACGAACAGGACGAGGAGGGTCATCAAAGGCGAGCGTTCCCGCCAGACTTGGATCTGGCTAATATCGGTTCGGACTTTGATCTTTCCGACGTCGATAAATCAAAGATCCTCGAAGGACACTTGCGGCCGAAGAAAGCACACGCTCCCCCGGTACAGAAGCCCGCAATCGCCGAAGCCCTCGCTCCGCAGGGATTAAACCCGGATCAGTTACAGCAGCTCGCCCTGCTGCGTCTCCTGAATCCGGCCGCAGCTCAGGGACAGGTCATCACCACGTCCAAGccggtaattaaaattgaaacgctCTACGAGTCGCACGTGATCCCGGTTACCCAAGGCCACAATACTATATTGAGTACGATATCCAAGATCAAAGGCACCATCACTAAAACGAATTATGAATTTGGAACGAGCACTCTTGCGCCAGCTTTACCTCAGATCCCGCAAGTTCCAATTAACCCGATCGGCCCAATACCACCAATCAATCCGATTAATCCGTTCGTTCCGCAGGCACAGCCCCAATTTGCAGTCACCACATCGCCAATCGTGCAAAGCACCATCGTCACACAAACACAGAGCAAAATATTAAAGCTCACGTTCGGCGCTAAAACTGCCTACACCACTGTTTATTCAACAACGGTGGTGCCCACCGTAGTTACCACTTACATGACAGCTTCGATTCCGGTACAGCCAACTGCAGCTTTCCCAGGATACTTTCCGGCACCGTATCCACAATTTCCTTTTGTCGGTTAA
- the LOC109601708 gene encoding uncharacterized protein LOC109601708 isoform X3 produces MVFSPQSAAQESPVTEKKDIASNSVIETKPDVIKEINIEPSKPQADEKKPTTHDKSIISVVQVHTNTENPTTSKLEVIASQVNVVEAKSSVVNVVKPVLMSSKVEVVEGPPIKSTQNIITKVEVVTAPVSIENPVVASKVEVVTNSKEVVSSVVEVKSSNDEPAVIIGNNIGEPEYDFLSRQPSEVVEETYKVINLKPSSKFHLKPRASIDPKKGGNKRQDSAHPTGLVTTLGGTVIKDGTTTVHETSVIGTYISGKYAQVLQSTSHVYNNPKGKINPSPTLRILKTAAPNLGKGKIHHRNLDPTPVVTINEDASLPVEQLFNAQNSVKSTRKPPGSNSKPRFKNRQKEVESKEESDDPPPQPKKNKTRNRSSKHHTAHNNRQKFGRTGSRKPKTTTPSVHSEEVTPPSFGGGKRYQTRKNKQQQRAAASQNSESRENKEGGYNRRTYKPKVQPSSVEQQAATTSLYKFKLNRSPGRWQYKTTPKPRVTIRKQNEEEPAKNDNSNSGGGAVPQDGAPLSNDVATPQARSDDGDGLEGSESVASIIDDASTENKLESPFPLETIKVEISTPPDFKDIYYEIATIKSPYTFQAGSVKNTRYITVTSTFEKSLVNTLEATISATSTEPLTENILATSSNYAKDNNFLDSSIATLPPLYLGSDTETPPLETLTETFSTTQTMLKTHILPVVRNGNDTISSTLVQTYLVTRLVTATKTLPPMEAYHFIPSKTLNEFNSHLDEAGSELHLELEFGDQNEQDEEGHQRRAFPPDLDLANIGSDFDLSDVDKSKILEGHLRPKKAHAPPVQKPAIAEALAPQGLNPDQLQQLALLRLLNPAAAQGQVITTSKPVIKIETLYESHVIPVTQGHNTILSTISKIKGTITKTNYEFGTSTLAPALPQIPQVPINPIGPIPPINPINPFVPQAQPQFAVTTSPIVQSTIVTQTQSKILKLTFGAKTAYTTVYSTTVVPTVVTTYMTASIPVQPTAAFPGYFPAPYPQFPFVG; encoded by the exons ATGGTCTTTTCGCCGCAAAGTGCCGCTCAAG AGTCGCCAGTGACGGAAAAGAAGGACATCGCTTCAAACTCCGTGATAGAAACGAAGCCCGACgtaattaaagaaatcaatattGAACCAAGTAAACCGCAGGCAGACGAGAAAAAACCAACAACTCACGATAAGAGTATTATATCCGTCGTTCAAGTCCATACAAATACCGAAAACCCGACTACGAGTAAATTAGAAGTTATAGCCAGCCAAGTAAACGTTGTCGAGGCAAAATCCAGTGTGGTAAATGTTGTAAAGCCGGTTCTGATGTCCAGCAAAGTGGAAGTTGTGGAAGGACCGCCAATAAAATCGACTCAAAACATTATTACGAAGGTAGAAGTTGTTACAGCCCCGGTCAGCATAGAAAATCCGGTGGTTGCCAGTAAAGTTGAAGTTGTCACCAATTCTAAAGAAGTCGTCTCAAGCGTCGTCGAAGTTAAATCGTCGAACGACGAACCCGCCGTCATCATCGGAAACAACATCGGCGAACCCGAATACGACTTCCTATCCAGACAACCGTCGGAAGTCGTCGAAGAAACTTACAAAGTCATTAATCTAAAGCCCAGTTCCAAGTTCCACCTGAAACCAAGAGCCTCAATCGACCCGAAGAAGGGTGGCAACAAACGCCAGGACTCGGCCCATCCAACAGGTCTGGTCACAACTCTCGGGGGCACCGTCATTAAAGATGGGACGACAACCGTACACGAAACCAGTGTAATAGGCACCTACATCTCAGGAAAGTATGCACAAGTCCTTCAAAGTACCTCCCACGTTTACAACAACCCCAAAGGCAAAATCAATCCAAGTCCGACCCTCAGAATCCTGAAAACTGCGGCGCCGAATTTGGGCAAAGGTAAAATCCACCACAGGAATTTGGACCCTACGCCGGTCGTTACTATTAACGAAGACGCTTCGTTGCCAGTTGAACAGTTGTTTAACGCACAAAATTCGGTGAAGTCGACGAGGAAACCTCCAGGTTCGAATTCCAAACCCAGATTCAAGAACAGGCAAAAGGAGGTGGAGAGCAAGGAAGAAAGCGATGATCCACCGCCGCAGCCCAAGAAGAACAAGACAAGAAACAGGAGTTCCAA acACCACACAGCACACAACAACCGACAGAAGTTCGGTCGCACTGGCTCGAGAAAACCCAAAACTACAACTCCATCTGTACACAGTGAAGAGGTGACGCCACCATCGTTCGGAGGCGGTAAACGCTACCAAACCAGAAAAAACAAGCAACAACAAAGAGCGGCCGCCTCGCAAAACTCGGAGAGCAGGGAGAACAAAGAGGGTGGTTACAACAGAAGAACGTACAAACCTAAGGTGCAACCTTCTAGTGTCGAACAGCAGGCCGCCACGACCAGTCTGTACAAGTTCAAGTTGAACAGATCACCGGGAAGGTGGCAATACAAGACAACACCCAAGCCTAGGGTCACGATCAGGAAGCAGAACGAGGAGGAACCCGCGAAGAACGACAACAGTAACA GTGGCGGTGGCGCGGTCCCGCAGGACGGTGCTCCCCTCTCGAACGATGTCGCGACGCCCCAAGCCAGATCGGACGACGGCGACGGCCTGGAGGGATCCGAATCGGTAGCCTCAATTATCGACGACGCATCGACGGAGAACAAGCTCGAGTCGCCGTTCCCTCTAGAAACTATTAAAGTCGAAATTTCCACTCCTCCGGACTTTAAGGACATCTACTACGAAATTGCCACCATCAAGTCGCCCTACACGTTCCAG GCTGGAAGTGTTAAAAATACAAGATACATCACGGTGACATCTACATTTGAGAAGAGCTTGGTAAACACGCTAGAGGCAACAATTTCCGCGACGTCAACGGAACCTTTAACCGAGAACATTTTAGCGACATCAAGTAATTATGcaaaagataataatttcttgGATTCGAGCATTGCCACGCTGCCGCCCCTTTATCTCGGATCAGACACGGAAACCCCGCCCCTGGAAACGCTCACCGAGACGTTCAGCACGACGCAAACAATGTTAAAGACACACATCCTTCCTGTCGTTCGCAACGGCAATGACACCATTAGTTCGACTTTAGTGCAGACCTATCTGGTAACTAGGTTAGTCACGGCCACTAAAACGCTGCCGCCCATGGAAGCGTATCATTTCATACCGAGCAAGACGCTCAACGAGTTTAACAGTCACTTAGACGAGGCGGGATCGGAACTACATCTCGAACTGGAGTTCGGCGACCAAAACGAACAGGACGAGGAGGGTCATCAAAGGCGAGCGTTCCCGCCAGACTTGGATCTGGCTAATATCGGTTCGGACTTTGATCTTTCCGACGTCGATAAATCAAAGATCCTCGAAGGACACTTGCGGCCGAAGAAAGCACACGCTCCCCCGGTACAGAAGCCCGCAATCGCCGAAGCCCTCGCTCCGCAGGGATTAAACCCGGATCAGTTACAGCAGCTCGCCCTGCTGCGTCTCCTGAATCCGGCCGCAGCTCAGGGACAGGTCATCACCACGTCCAAGccggtaattaaaattgaaacgctCTACGAGTCGCACGTGATCCCGGTTACCCAAGGCCACAATACTATATTGAGTACGATATCCAAGATCAAAGGCACCATCACTAAAACGAATTATGAATTTGGAACGAGCACTCTTGCGCCAGCTTTACCTCAGATCCCGCAAGTTCCAATTAACCCGATCGGCCCAATACCACCAATCAATCCGATTAATCCGTTCGTTCCGCAGGCACAGCCCCAATTTGCAGTCACCACATCGCCAATCGTGCAAAGCACCATCGTCACACAAACACAGAGCAAAATATTAAAGCTCACGTTCGGCGCTAAAACTGCCTACACCACTGTTTATTCAACAACGGTGGTGCCCACCGTAGTTACCACTTACATGACAGCTTCGATTCCGGTACAGCCAACTGCAGCTTTCCCAGGATACTTTCCGGCACCGTATCCACAATTTCCTTTTGTCGGTTAA